The Flavobacterium psychrophilum genome includes a region encoding these proteins:
- a CDS encoding beta-mannosidase, which translates to MKNKIILVLGVALIVSCKSISQTANVPVDKKATNETVTLYKNLFKLRDKGYMFGHQDALAYGVEWKYEEERSDVKDVTGDYPAVYGWDLGGIENNAEKQIDGIPFTKQTDFVRQVYDRGGVNTFSWHADNPLSGKNAWDNPQGTVASILPGGSEHEKFKDWMDNAAAYLLTLKGTDGKLIPVLYRPYHEFTGNWFWWCKNTTTPEQFKALWKFTVEYFEKKGVHNLIYIYNTSDSNVQTEADFMEYYPGDEWVDMVSFDIYQGGDGEKQLKFVNDTKRLVTIIDKVAREHNKLSAIAETGYEAVPYSKWWTETLTDAIGDKKISYVLLWRNHGWNEGMTPPRMHYYAPYKGQVSADDFIEYYKKDNTLFQKEVTKFKLYK; encoded by the coding sequence ATGAAGAATAAAATAATACTTGTGCTTGGCGTTGCGCTGATAGTTTCCTGCAAAAGTATTTCGCAGACTGCCAATGTGCCGGTAGATAAAAAGGCAACTAATGAAACTGTTACGCTGTATAAAAACCTATTCAAACTAAGGGATAAGGGTTATATGTTTGGGCATCAGGATGCGCTTGCCTACGGAGTGGAATGGAAATATGAAGAGGAGCGAAGCGATGTTAAAGATGTTACAGGCGATTATCCGGCGGTTTACGGATGGGATCTTGGAGGGATAGAAAATAATGCTGAAAAGCAGATTGATGGCATTCCGTTTACAAAACAAACAGATTTTGTAAGGCAGGTGTATGACAGGGGAGGCGTAAATACCTTTAGCTGGCATGCCGACAACCCCCTCAGTGGTAAAAATGCATGGGATAACCCGCAGGGTACTGTTGCGTCTATATTACCGGGTGGTTCAGAACATGAAAAATTTAAGGACTGGATGGATAATGCTGCTGCGTACCTGCTTACATTGAAGGGCACTGACGGTAAACTTATACCTGTGTTGTATAGACCATACCATGAATTTACAGGGAATTGGTTCTGGTGGTGTAAAAATACTACGACTCCTGAGCAATTTAAAGCTTTGTGGAAATTTACAGTAGAGTATTTTGAAAAGAAAGGTGTCCATAACCTTATTTATATTTACAATACCTCTGACAGTAATGTACAGACGGAAGCCGATTTTATGGAGTATTATCCCGGTGATGAATGGGTAGATATGGTAAGCTTTGATATCTACCAAGGGGGCGACGGTGAAAAGCAACTAAAATTTGTAAATGATACTAAAAGACTGGTTACTATTATAGATAAAGTTGCAAGAGAGCATAATAAGCTTTCAGCTATTGCAGAGACAGGTTACGAGGCTGTTCCTTATAGTAAATGGTGGACGGAAACGTTAACTGATGCTATAGGTGACAAAAAAATATCATACGTTCTTTTATGGCGTAACCACGGCTGGAACGAAGGTATGACACCACCGCGTATGCACTATTATGCGCCGTATAAAGGACAGGTTTCGGCAGATGACTTTATTGAATATTATAAAAAAGACAACACGCTGTTTCAGAAAGAAGTGACCAAATTTAAACTATACAAATAG
- a CDS encoding TonB-dependent receptor, producing the protein MGNTLHDLTEWYKKGRFLSLIILLFCTMGSLQAQNVVTGVVKDPTGLTIPGVNVSVKGGTGGVATNVDGEYSITAPANATLVFSFIGFASQEIAIQNKKQVNVTLTENSEVLDEVVVIGYGTQKKSDVNSSISSVKASDIQDLKQVSIDQMLQGKAAGVTITNNSGQPGSQVSVKIRGNTSISGTNEPLYVIDGIPVSGDGLNKATTGRPVGGGNFSNAGSVAFSPLSAINPNDIESVDILKDASATAIYGSRGANGVVIITTKSGKKGTGKLTYDNSYSIQTQSRLLDAMNLRQYAALQNELAKVYGVAPRAEFSNPSLLGNGTDWQDEIYKNAIMQQHQLSFSGGKEGINYYLSGSYTDQAGTVIGSGFKRYTFKTNLDAKLKDWLKAGVYINGGVTNEDITLNGQQNGIISTSLLSTPDTAVRNLDGTFAGPPADGTLGSFINPVAAALQKKNKLIRKSFSANFFTEAKLLKGLEYRFEIGGYADFSNNKEFNPTYAWGSAINAFATLDQRTQESYSMNIKNLLTYKTSADKHNFTILAGQEANDSHWQGLSVQGRGFLSNDLQELSVSAAKDFTYQGQFKGSQALYSFFGRLIYDYDNRYSVTASMRADGSSKFSEGNKWGYFPAVSGSWKLSEEAFMESTRKYISDIRFRIGYGETGNQQIPNYLYGSAINSAITGIGQGFLVSNFSNPNLQWETSKQTNLGLDFSLFNSKLTTTIEVYKKISSKFLIQAPLPLFLTGGDSYEGGMAPPYVNAGEMQNTGIDLTLNYKNTFANGLSWNSTLVVSRYKNRVNEISSGLEIPQTINFNDFTSSTVTNTSTGNPIGMFYGLKSDGIIRNQEQLDAAPLIGFSNTIQTSQLGDVLYVDQNGDGIIDDKDITTIGNPHPDFTFGFTNSFAYKGLDLSIFLQGSVGNDIMNLTRRAGTLNANLYVNQLADAADFWTADNVNASLPRPVGALSHQNLNVSDRFIEDGSYMRLQNLTLGYSFPTEILSQLKITRLRIYTSIQNLYTLTNYKGYDPEVGSFNQNVLLSGVDNGRYPTPRTFSMGLNVEF; encoded by the coding sequence ATGGGTAACACTTTACATGATCTTACGGAATGGTATAAAAAAGGGAGATTTTTATCCCTGATTATACTTCTATTCTGTACAATGGGTTCTTTACAGGCCCAAAATGTTGTAACAGGTGTCGTAAAAGACCCTACCGGATTAACTATACCGGGGGTAAACGTATCTGTTAAAGGAGGAACGGGCGGAGTCGCCACAAATGTTGACGGAGAATATAGCATAACAGCTCCTGCTAACGCAACACTCGTATTCAGTTTTATAGGTTTTGCTTCTCAGGAAATAGCTATTCAAAACAAAAAACAGGTTAATGTTACCCTTACAGAAAACTCTGAAGTTCTTGATGAAGTAGTTGTAATTGGATACGGAACTCAAAAAAAATCTGATGTAAATAGTTCTATTTCTTCAGTAAAAGCCTCAGATATTCAAGACCTAAAACAAGTATCTATAGACCAGATGCTACAGGGTAAAGCAGCTGGTGTTACAATTACTAATAACTCTGGGCAACCAGGCAGCCAGGTATCCGTAAAAATTAGGGGAAACACGTCTATTAGTGGAACAAATGAACCTTTGTACGTTATTGATGGTATTCCGGTTTCAGGTGACGGTTTAAACAAAGCAACAACCGGTAGGCCTGTTGGAGGCGGTAACTTTTCAAATGCGGGTAGCGTTGCCTTTAGCCCACTGTCAGCTATAAATCCAAATGATATTGAGTCTGTAGATATCTTAAAAGATGCATCTGCGACTGCTATTTACGGTTCAAGAGGTGCCAATGGTGTTGTAATTATAACTACAAAAAGCGGTAAAAAAGGTACTGGAAAATTAACCTATGATAACTCCTATTCAATACAAACCCAGTCAAGATTACTTGATGCAATGAATTTGAGACAGTATGCAGCATTGCAAAACGAACTTGCTAAAGTATACGGCGTTGCACCAAGGGCAGAATTCTCTAACCCAAGTTTGTTGGGTAATGGTACAGACTGGCAGGACGAAATTTACAAGAATGCCATAATGCAACAACATCAATTATCATTTTCAGGTGGCAAAGAAGGCATAAATTACTATTTGTCCGGAAGTTATACAGACCAGGCTGGTACAGTAATTGGTTCAGGATTTAAGAGATATACGTTTAAAACAAACTTAGATGCTAAATTGAAAGACTGGCTTAAAGCAGGTGTATACATTAACGGTGGTGTAACCAATGAAGATATAACACTTAACGGCCAGCAAAATGGTATAATTAGCACATCGCTGTTAAGCACGCCTGACACTGCGGTTAGAAATCTTGACGGAACATTTGCAGGTCCTCCCGCAGATGGAACGCTTGGAAGTTTTATAAACCCAGTCGCTGCTGCTTTGCAAAAGAAGAACAAACTGATACGAAAAAGCTTCTCTGCTAACTTTTTTACAGAAGCAAAGCTTTTGAAAGGATTAGAATACAGGTTTGAAATTGGTGGTTATGCCGATTTTTCTAACAATAAAGAGTTTAATCCGACATATGCTTGGGGAAGTGCTATAAATGCTTTTGCTACATTAGATCAAAGGACACAAGAATCGTACTCGATGAACATTAAAAACTTACTAACATATAAGACTTCAGCTGATAAACATAATTTTACAATTTTGGCAGGTCAGGAAGCAAACGACAGCCACTGGCAGGGTCTTAGTGTTCAGGGTAGAGGGTTTTTAAGTAATGATCTTCAGGAGTTAAGCGTTTCAGCTGCAAAAGATTTCACATATCAGGGGCAATTTAAAGGAAGTCAGGCACTTTATTCTTTCTTCGGAAGGCTTATTTACGACTACGATAACAGATATAGTGTTACTGCATCCATGAGGGCTGATGGTTCATCTAAATTTAGTGAAGGTAATAAATGGGGCTATTTTCCTGCAGTTTCCGGTTCATGGAAATTATCGGAAGAAGCATTCATGGAAAGTACGCGAAAATATATCAGTGATATTCGATTCAGAATTGGATATGGGGAGACAGGTAACCAGCAAATACCAAATTACTTGTATGGATCAGCTATCAATTCCGCTATTACAGGGATAGGTCAAGGCTTCTTGGTAAGTAATTTCTCAAATCCAAATCTACAATGGGAAACATCTAAACAAACCAATTTAGGACTGGACTTCTCGTTATTCAATTCTAAACTAACAACTACAATCGAGGTTTATAAAAAGATATCATCTAAATTCCTTATACAGGCTCCACTCCCTCTGTTTCTGACAGGAGGAGATAGTTACGAGGGTGGTATGGCACCTCCATATGTTAATGCCGGAGAAATGCAGAATACAGGTATTGACCTTACGCTTAATTATAAAAACACTTTTGCAAATGGTCTTTCATGGAACTCAACACTTGTTGTGTCGAGGTATAAAAACAGGGTTAACGAAATTTCATCGGGACTTGAAATACCGCAGACAATAAACTTTAATGATTTCACGTCCAGTACAGTAACCAACACATCTACTGGTAACCCGATTGGAATGTTTTACGGTTTAAAAAGCGACGGAATTATAAGAAATCAGGAACAGCTTGACGCTGCACCCCTAATTGGATTTTCTAACACTATTCAAACATCGCAACTTGGAGATGTATTGTATGTAGATCAGAATGGTGATGGAATTATCGATGATAAGGACATAACTACAATCGGCAATCCGCATCCTGATTTCACATTTGGTTTTACAAATAGTTTTGCATATAAAGGTTTAGACTTATCTATTTTCCTTCAGGGATCTGTTGGAAACGATATAATGAACCTAACAAGGAGAGCAGGTACATTAAACGCAAATTTATATGTAAATCAGTTAGCTGATGCTGCTGATTTCTGGACTGCAGATAATGTTAATGCATCATTGCCAAGGCCTGTGGGTGCATTGAGCCACCAAAATCTAAATGTATCTGACAGATTTATTGAAGACGGATCATATATGAGGCTACAAAATTTAACATTAGGATACTCCTTTCCAACTGAAATATTGTCTCAATTAAAAATTACAAGATTACGTATTTATACTAGTATTCAAAATCTTTATACGCTAACTAATTACAAGGGATATGATCCTGAGGTAGGCTCGTTTAACCAAAATGTATTACTTAGTGGGGTCGACAATGGACGCTATCCTACTCCAAGAACATTTTCAATGGGACTAAATGTTGAATTTTAA
- a CDS encoding sodium:solute symporter, whose product MRLTSIDLTIIALYFIMMIVIGIIMKNRAKRSKDSYLMGGKKLPWYMLGLSDASDMFDISGTMLLVSMAFLYGFKSVWIPWMWPVFNQVFLMVFLSKWLRRSNATTGAEWLGTRFGLTDKGVKQSHAIVVVFALMLCIGYMAYAFVGVGEFLEIFIPYESIKEVVPFLDQNLEQFTAGSDAYTTALYAAKHTTAQFYGVSICIVATFYSIVGGMHGIVLADFIKYMIMIVCSIFVGTIAMLHLADSGIIFADKMPLGWDSPMFGAELGLDWHNILADAQVKLERDGYKLFSAVVAMMFFSGVLKSLAGPAPNYDCQKILSTKSPEEASKMSGFISIILLPIRYFMTMGLCILGVLYFKDLALSRTADGVNFESIMPAVINKYLPVGLVGLVLAGFLGAFMSNFSGTLNAGQAYIVNDIYLKYFKPDAGRKQIINMGYLSGAVMVILGVGLGLFIRDVNMIFNIITAGLYGGFVCANVLKWYWWRFNANGFFWGMFAGITASAIPPILSVSGITTYFDGTRMLYFFPVFIVIQFIACVLGSYAAPPTDEVTLKSFYKDVRPWGFWKPVREMLQAEDPTIERNKNFGINMFNVGMGIAGQILLTLLPMYFILSKWTGFGVVLALLAVIFIVMRKTWWNRLTDY is encoded by the coding sequence ATGAGACTAACCTCTATTGACCTAACTATTATTGCCCTCTATTTTATCATGATGATCGTTATTGGTATCATTATGAAAAATCGCGCTAAGCGCAGTAAAGACAGCTACCTGATGGGTGGTAAAAAATTACCATGGTATATGCTTGGATTAAGTGATGCCAGCGATATGTTTGATATTAGCGGCACCATGCTGCTTGTTAGCATGGCCTTTTTGTACGGATTTAAAAGTGTATGGATTCCGTGGATGTGGCCTGTATTCAACCAGGTATTCCTTATGGTGTTCCTGAGTAAATGGCTTAGGAGGAGTAATGCAACTACAGGGGCAGAATGGTTAGGCACCCGTTTCGGGTTGACCGATAAGGGAGTAAAACAAAGCCACGCTATTGTTGTTGTTTTTGCCCTTATGTTATGTATCGGCTATATGGCATATGCTTTTGTAGGTGTGGGTGAATTTTTAGAAATATTTATTCCGTATGAGAGTATTAAAGAAGTAGTTCCGTTCCTGGATCAGAATTTAGAACAATTTACAGCAGGATCAGACGCATATACAACAGCACTATATGCTGCAAAGCACACTACAGCCCAGTTTTACGGTGTAAGCATTTGTATTGTGGCTACCTTTTATAGTATAGTAGGTGGTATGCATGGTATCGTACTGGCCGACTTTATTAAATACATGATCATGATAGTGTGTTCTATTTTTGTGGGTACTATCGCCATGCTTCACCTCGCAGATTCAGGTATTATTTTCGCAGATAAGATGCCTCTTGGTTGGGATAGCCCGATGTTTGGTGCCGAACTTGGCCTTGACTGGCATAATATATTGGCAGATGCACAGGTTAAACTTGAAAGAGACGGATACAAATTATTCTCTGCAGTTGTAGCTATGATGTTCTTTTCGGGTGTTCTTAAAAGCCTCGCAGGTCCTGCGCCTAATTATGACTGCCAGAAGATCTTAAGTACAAAATCGCCCGAAGAAGCCAGTAAAATGAGTGGTTTTATTTCTATTATATTATTGCCTATCCGCTATTTCATGACAATGGGGCTTTGCATACTTGGAGTACTGTACTTTAAAGATCTTGCTCTTAGCCGTACTGCTGATGGTGTAAATTTTGAAAGTATTATGCCTGCAGTTATCAATAAATATCTTCCTGTAGGCTTGGTCGGCCTTGTGCTTGCCGGTTTCCTTGGAGCATTTATGAGTAATTTCTCAGGAACGCTTAATGCCGGACAGGCGTATATAGTCAATGATATTTACCTGAAGTACTTTAAGCCCGATGCCGGAAGGAAACAGATTATCAATATGGGATACCTTTCGGGTGCTGTAATGGTAATATTGGGTGTAGGGCTTGGATTGTTTATCAGAGATGTTAATATGATATTCAATATTATTACGGCGGGCTTATATGGCGGATTTGTTTGTGCAAACGTGCTTAAGTGGTATTGGTGGCGTTTCAACGCAAATGGCTTCTTCTGGGGTATGTTTGCAGGAATCACGGCAAGCGCAATCCCTCCAATACTTTCGGTAAGTGGTATCACTACATATTTTGACGGTACACGAATGCTGTACTTCTTCCCGGTGTTTATTGTTATACAGTTTATTGCCTGCGTGCTGGGTTCTTATGCCGCACCACCTACAGATGAAGTTACACTTAAAAGCTTTTACAAAGATGTCCGCCCTTGGGGTTTCTGGAAACCTGTACGCGAAATGCTTCAGGCAGAAGACCCAACTATTGAAAGAAATAAAAACTTTGGTATAAACATGTTTAATGTTGGTATGGGAATCGCCGGGCAGATTTTACTAACACTGCTACCGATGTATTTTATATTATCTAAATGGACAGGTTTTGGTGTTGTACTGGCCTTATTGGCGGTAATATTTATTGTTATGAGAAAAACCTGGTGGAACAGGCTAACCGATTATTAA
- a CDS encoding alpha-galactosidase, with the protein MKKLPISILLFLTFCSLAFSQGNNYIQDYTKYQGLALTPPMGWNSWNKFSCNVDENLIKQMADAMVSSGMKDAGYTYINIDDCWHGDRDEKGFIHPDPKRFPSGIKALADYVHSKGLKLGIYSDAGSQTCGGRPGSRGYEFQDALLYAEWGVDYLKYDWCNSEGLKAEGAYKTIAAALKKAGRPIVLSICEWGTDEPWKWGQNVGHLWRTTGDIYNCFDCIKDHGTWKAFGVMQILDKQDGLRGYAGPGHWNDPDMMEIGNDALTPGEDRAHFTMWAMIASPLIAGNDLRTMSKETTEVLTNKNIIAVNQDKLGIQGFKVSAKDGLEIWAKPLENGDWAVAFLNRSTKAQKVTFDWSKEKIYDEINKLDASLNNTVYTIKNLWDKKDKGNATTKKVFSADIPSHDIIALRLTKKK; encoded by the coding sequence ATGAAAAAATTACCTATTTCAATTTTACTCTTTTTAACCTTTTGCTCTTTAGCTTTTTCACAGGGAAATAATTACATACAGGATTATACAAAATATCAGGGTCTCGCCCTTACCCCACCTATGGGATGGAACAGCTGGAACAAATTTTCATGTAATGTAGATGAGAACCTGATAAAACAAATGGCCGATGCAATGGTTTCAAGCGGTATGAAAGATGCAGGTTATACATATATCAACATAGACGATTGCTGGCATGGCGATCGCGATGAAAAAGGATTTATACACCCTGATCCCAAACGTTTCCCTTCAGGCATTAAAGCATTAGCAGATTATGTACATAGCAAGGGCCTGAAACTGGGAATTTACAGCGATGCAGGAAGCCAGACTTGTGGCGGAAGACCCGGAAGCCGTGGTTATGAATTTCAGGACGCTTTACTTTATGCAGAATGGGGAGTAGATTATCTTAAATATGACTGGTGTAATTCTGAAGGGCTTAAGGCAGAAGGTGCTTATAAAACAATTGCTGCTGCATTAAAAAAAGCAGGCCGCCCTATTGTTCTCAGTATTTGCGAATGGGGTACTGATGAGCCTTGGAAATGGGGACAAAACGTTGGGCACCTATGGAGAACAACGGGAGACATTTACAACTGTTTTGACTGTATTAAAGACCATGGTACTTGGAAAGCTTTTGGTGTAATGCAAATTCTCGACAAACAGGACGGACTTAGAGGTTACGCAGGTCCTGGCCATTGGAATGATCCTGATATGATGGAAATTGGCAACGATGCACTTACACCCGGTGAAGACAGGGCACATTTTACCATGTGGGCGATGATAGCATCTCCACTAATTGCAGGTAACGATTTACGTACCATGAGCAAAGAAACCACAGAAGTACTTACCAACAAAAACATTATCGCTGTTAACCAGGATAAACTGGGTATACAGGGTTTTAAAGTTTCTGCCAAAGATGGCTTGGAAATATGGGCTAAACCTTTAGAGAATGGCGATTGGGCTGTAGCATTTTTAAACAGAAGTACCAAAGCACAGAAAGTAACATTTGACTGGTCTAAGGAAAAAATATATGATGAAATCAATAAACTTGATGCTTCGTTAAACAATACTGTATATACCATTAAAAATCTTTGGGATAAAAAGGATAAAGGCAACGCCACAACCAAAAAAGTATTTAGCGCCGATATACCGTCGCACGATATAATAGCACTTAGATTAACCAAAAAGAAATAA
- a CDS encoding carbohydrate-binding protein SusD, with protein sequence MLALSMVMASCSEEFLDRPIEDGFNIDEFYSSDAQVAASTNALYGKVWFNFHNKAFYAIGEVGSGNSFSYSSDINSLRELNITTTDPELLNAWKSCWAVVAQSNALINLLPPRVSASVNPAVVKNTIAEAHFMRALAYFYLVRLYGPVPIIENNQDYINDPQLNTNRVEDVYTFIENDLKFAAENLVAKIRSSSYSDNAHVSQGSAKAVLSKVYLYQQEYANARLMAEEVINSGEFKLLGGTAMPSKSFGDLYLIANNNNEESIVAWQWTTGNYNTGNYSNTQFAYSTAINNAPYAGVFAPSQDLLATFEPGDLRRKETVMLPGDVYPNLPTATGVGFTVPADINAQNSGSGIKKYVIGRDGITDAWYGSANNSYVMRYAELLLIHAEAILAGGASTSDAAALASFNAVRNRAGLGNFPSITFNDILHERRVELAFEGDYWFDLGRIPRSQAMAIVAAQNRGDKDNVIFITPDENDFILPYPSSELIKNPKLGEAPVPYVFD encoded by the coding sequence ATGCTGGCACTATCGATGGTAATGGCTTCCTGCTCTGAGGAGTTTCTGGACAGACCCATTGAGGATGGATTTAATATTGACGAATTTTATAGCTCTGATGCTCAGGTAGCGGCTAGTACCAATGCACTTTATGGAAAGGTGTGGTTTAATTTTCACAATAAAGCATTTTATGCTATTGGCGAAGTGGGATCGGGAAACTCTTTTTCATATTCAAGCGACATAAATAGCTTAAGAGAACTTAATATTACGACTACAGATCCTGAATTATTAAACGCATGGAAATCATGTTGGGCTGTAGTAGCACAATCTAATGCATTGATTAATTTGCTCCCGCCACGGGTTAGTGCTTCGGTAAACCCAGCCGTTGTAAAAAACACCATTGCGGAAGCTCACTTCATGAGAGCGTTAGCTTATTTTTATCTTGTAAGATTATATGGACCCGTACCAATTATAGAAAACAATCAGGATTATATAAACGATCCTCAACTTAACACGAACCGAGTTGAAGATGTTTACACTTTTATTGAGAATGATCTTAAATTTGCAGCAGAGAATCTAGTTGCAAAAATTAGAAGCAGCAGTTATTCAGATAATGCACATGTATCTCAAGGGTCTGCAAAAGCAGTACTCTCTAAAGTATATCTTTATCAACAGGAATATGCCAATGCAAGATTAATGGCTGAAGAGGTAATAAACAGCGGAGAATTTAAACTTTTAGGAGGTACAGCGATGCCTTCGAAGTCATTTGGCGATTTATACCTTATTGCAAATAACAATAATGAAGAATCGATTGTTGCATGGCAGTGGACTACAGGAAATTACAATACAGGAAATTACAGCAATACACAATTTGCTTATTCTACAGCAATAAACAACGCACCATACGCAGGCGTTTTTGCTCCTTCACAGGATTTATTGGCAACATTTGAGCCTGGAGATCTACGTCGTAAAGAAACAGTTATGCTTCCCGGTGATGTTTATCCTAATTTACCTACTGCCACAGGAGTTGGCTTTACAGTACCTGCAGACATAAATGCTCAGAATTCTGGTTCAGGTATAAAAAAATATGTTATAGGAAGAGATGGTATAACAGACGCATGGTATGGTAGTGCGAATAATAGCTATGTAATGCGATATGCAGAATTACTTCTTATACATGCGGAGGCAATTTTAGCTGGTGGAGCAAGCACGTCAGACGCTGCCGCTTTGGCTTCATTCAACGCTGTACGAAACAGAGCCGGACTCGGAAATTTCCCGTCGATAACATTTAATGATATTCTACATGAAAGAAGAGTTGAACTAGCATTTGAAGGAGATTATTGGTTCGATCTTGGAAGAATACCAAGGTCTCAGGCTATGGCTATTGTAGCTGCCCAAAATAGAGGCGACAAAGACAATGTGATATTTATAACGCCGGATGAAAACGATTTTATATTACCTTATCCTTCTTCAGAATTAATAAAAAATCCTAAACTTGGAGAGGCGCCAGTGCCATATGTTTTCGATTAA
- a CDS encoding transcriptional regulator, with product MDNHKFHREIPPLTKGDSFLVFDRLKDAFDFPIHYHPEYEINFILNGKGVKRIVGDHIEEIDDVELVLVGPNLYHGWELNKCKNSGIHEITIQFHNDLFSESLLQRRIMMPIKDMFNRANHGILFSKKTGSELADRIVKISKLDGMDYFLEIISILHDMANSRNQRLLSTFTVDYDTFEDDDKMKLVYEYVQKNFSNKITLDDVSDIASMSPVSFNRFIKKRTGKTFVNYLNDIRVGYAARWLVEKDLSISEIAFKSGFNNIANFNRIFKGIKNTTPSQYREEFYGMKRFL from the coding sequence ATGGACAACCATAAGTTTCACAGGGAAATTCCACCATTAACTAAGGGAGACAGTTTCTTAGTTTTCGACCGTCTTAAGGATGCTTTCGACTTTCCTATTCACTATCACCCTGAATATGAAATAAACTTTATACTTAATGGAAAGGGTGTTAAAAGAATAGTTGGCGACCATATTGAAGAGATAGACGATGTTGAATTAGTACTGGTTGGCCCTAATTTATATCACGGCTGGGAACTTAATAAATGTAAAAACAGCGGCATTCATGAAATAACAATACAATTTCATAACGATCTGTTTAGCGAATCTCTTTTACAACGTCGTATCATGATGCCTATAAAAGATATGTTCAACAGGGCAAACCATGGAATTCTTTTCTCTAAAAAGACAGGAAGCGAACTTGCCGACAGGATCGTGAAAATTTCTAAACTCGATGGTATGGATTATTTTCTCGAAATAATATCCATCCTGCATGATATGGCAAACTCACGTAACCAAAGATTGCTTTCTACTTTTACAGTAGATTATGATACTTTTGAAGATGATGACAAAATGAAACTCGTGTATGAATATGTACAGAAAAATTTTTCTAATAAAATTACACTCGATGATGTTTCTGATATTGCCAGTATGAGTCCGGTTTCTTTTAACCGATTTATTAAAAAACGTACAGGCAAAACTTTTGTAAACTACCTAAATGACATCAGGGTTGGCTATGCTGCTCGATGGCTCGTAGAAAAAGACCTTAGTATTTCTGAAATTGCATTTAAATCCGGATTTAATAATATTGCCAATTTTAACCGCATATTTAAGGGTATAAAAAATACCACTCCTAGTCAGTATCGGGAAGAGTTTTATGGTATGAAACGCTTTTTATAA